A single genomic interval of Adhaeribacter pallidiroseus harbors:
- a CDS encoding DUF72 domain-containing protein yields the protein MANLHIGTSGWSYRWKGLFYPEDLKSADYLNYFAQHFNCTEINSSFYHFTMEKTIQKWLEQTPPKFKFSAKLNQEITHKRKFDDSEELLLKFMSRYVLMGERLGVILIQIAASFRFDRPTAESFYRLLRQHYPQVKFALEARHVSWFTDESLDLLRDYEITFVIASAGKRFPSLETTTTETVYLRLHGDERLYSSLYSDEKLERYAYMINDWLLDGKEVWVFFNNTIMGSAITNAKSLQTLLANM from the coding sequence ATGGCTAATTTACACATCGGCACTTCGGGCTGGTCTTATCGCTGGAAAGGATTGTTTTATCCCGAAGACCTGAAATCGGCAGATTATTTAAATTACTTCGCCCAGCACTTTAACTGCACCGAAATAAACAGCAGCTTTTACCATTTTACCATGGAAAAAACCATCCAGAAATGGTTGGAGCAAACGCCCCCGAAATTTAAATTCAGCGCGAAACTAAACCAGGAAATAACTCACAAACGCAAATTCGACGACAGCGAAGAACTATTACTTAAGTTTATGAGCCGCTACGTACTCATGGGCGAACGCTTAGGTGTTATTCTCATCCAGATTGCTGCCAGTTTCCGGTTCGATCGACCTACTGCCGAAAGCTTTTATCGCTTGCTCCGGCAGCACTATCCGCAGGTAAAATTTGCGCTGGAAGCCCGCCACGTTTCCTGGTTCACCGACGAGTCGTTAGATTTGCTGCGCGATTACGAAATAACATTTGTGATTGCCAGCGCCGGCAAGCGTTTCCCGAGTTTAGAAACTACTACCACCGAAACTGTTTACCTGCGTTTACACGGCGACGAACGCCTGTATTCGTCGTTATACTCCGACGAAAAACTGGAACGCTATGCCTACATGATTAACGATTGGCTGCTCGATGGCAAAGAAGTCTGGGTGTTTTTCAATAACACGATTATGGGCAGCGCCATCACCAATGCCAAAAGCCTGCAAACTTTACTGGCTAATATGTAA
- a CDS encoding IS5 family transposase, translating into MPKKKLKFTRQHFCALTTAQRQVIKEIIDNGRKRKHNLLEVVQAILRITRTGLQWRNLEGAYPPWPVVYYYFRKWQADGTWAQVLTALVRKERQRQKREEQASAVAVDSQSVKKASFISLETGIDGGKNVNGRKRHLAVDTLGLPLALHVSSAQEHDGQAGVELLWQLEQASNRLTLIRADQAYSGYFKDCAQLYEWSVEITQKPESQRGFVPQKGRWQVERSFAWLNFFRRLSKDYEKTTASSLCFLQLAFIDMLLARVPN; encoded by the coding sequence ATGCCGAAGAAGAAACTAAAGTTTACCCGTCAGCACTTCTGTGCGTTGACTACTGCCCAAAGGCAAGTTATAAAAGAAATTATTGACAATGGCCGGAAACGTAAACATAATTTGTTGGAGGTAGTGCAAGCCATTCTACGGATTACCCGTACTGGCCTGCAATGGCGGAACTTGGAAGGAGCTTATCCGCCCTGGCCAGTAGTGTATTACTACTTTCGCAAGTGGCAAGCCGATGGTACTTGGGCCCAAGTGTTAACCGCCTTGGTGAGAAAGGAGCGCCAAAGGCAAAAACGAGAGGAGCAAGCCTCGGCCGTGGCCGTGGATAGTCAGAGCGTGAAGAAAGCCAGTTTTATTTCCCTGGAAACAGGGATAGATGGCGGTAAAAACGTGAATGGGCGCAAACGGCATCTAGCCGTGGACACGTTGGGCTTACCGCTGGCCCTACATGTTTCTTCGGCCCAAGAGCACGATGGGCAAGCAGGGGTGGAACTGCTCTGGCAGCTGGAGCAAGCTTCTAATCGGCTCACCTTGATTCGAGCTGACCAAGCTTATAGCGGCTACTTTAAAGACTGTGCCCAGCTTTATGAGTGGTCAGTAGAGATCACGCAAAAGCCGGAAAGTCAAAGGGGATTTGTGCCCCAGAAAGGCAGATGGCAGGTAGAAAGAAGTTTCGCTTGGTTAAACTTCTTTCGCCGTTTGAGCAAGGATTATGAGAAAACTACCGCTTCTTCCCTCTGCTTTCTGCAGCTGGCTTTTATTGATATGCTTTTGGCAAGAGTACCTAACTAA
- a CDS encoding 5'-nucleotidase C-terminal domain-containing protein encodes MRSFRWRPYFQSLSLVFLLLACQRTWQPAAQLRPEARLPVNTAVAADVTAEAAIAPYRQKVEQRMSEVIGQAPAELKADVIESPLGNFVADLQRNQAAALLGRPIDMGLMTRGGLRYIIPQGNITVGDVFELMPFENELLVLTLSGATVEKLFQFGASKKILALSNASFTIQNDQATNILIGGKPYDKQQTYTLAISDYLANGGDNLSFLKEAIKTETVGILLRDAIIKHIQQLTAQGKPVEARVEGRVKIL; translated from the coding sequence ATGCGTTCTTTTCGCTGGCGGCCTTATTTTCAAAGCCTTTCGCTTGTTTTTTTACTTTTAGCGTGCCAACGTACGTGGCAACCAGCTGCCCAGTTACGGCCGGAAGCCCGATTACCGGTTAACACCGCCGTGGCCGCTGATGTAACCGCCGAAGCCGCCATTGCACCGTACCGGCAAAAAGTAGAACAGCGCATGAGCGAAGTAATTGGTCAAGCTCCCGCCGAATTAAAAGCCGATGTTATTGAATCGCCATTAGGTAATTTTGTGGCTGATCTGCAACGCAACCAGGCCGCGGCTTTACTCGGCCGGCCCATTGATATGGGACTGATGACGCGGGGAGGTTTGCGGTATATTATTCCGCAGGGCAACATTACGGTAGGCGATGTTTTTGAACTCATGCCTTTCGAAAACGAATTGCTGGTACTTACTTTATCCGGCGCTACCGTCGAAAAATTGTTTCAGTTTGGGGCTAGCAAAAAAATATTAGCGCTTTCCAACGCTTCCTTTACGATTCAAAACGATCAGGCTACCAACATTTTAATTGGGGGTAAACCTTATGATAAACAACAAACTTATACCTTAGCTATCTCGGATTACTTAGCCAACGGCGGCGATAACCTGAGTTTTTTAAAAGAAGCGATAAAAACCGAAACAGTTGGTATTCTGCTGCGCGATGCCATTATTAAACACATTCAGCAACTAACCGCGCAAGGCAAACCCGTTGAAGCCCGCG